A region of Argentina anserina chromosome 5, drPotAnse1.1, whole genome shotgun sequence DNA encodes the following proteins:
- the LOC126793641 gene encoding phospholipase A1-Ibeta2, chloroplastic: MLVGSHSVNLFQARKPSFRNYTSPLNPLTRTLSSCSYSASVSSCFPIKASAATTSTSKTELTLANLDKLLPKPAPPQPPQLYPQPDQKKKGSTENKAKGFLEGLSLAKLWPQVKAVAEEMSPRHLKTLRRLLSKTAEYSPRNNLGSRWREYHGSNNWAGLLDPLDENLRREVVRYGEFIQAAYQSFHSNPAMSVEETQMPRNVALPDRSYKVTKSLYATSAIGLPDWVDDVAPDLGWMTQRSSWIGYVAVCDDRREIARMGRRDIVIALRGTSTCLEWAENMRAQLIQMPPTEEEGGEEAQAKVECGFQSLFKTPGAHVPSLSQSVVEEIKRLKELYKGEQLSITVTGHSLGAAIALLVGDELKTCDKDMPPVAVFSFGGPRVGNRGFANRMEAKNVKVLRIVNSQDLITRVPGIFVGEGVLEEKIKNSKLADLLDEKMPLAYSHVGTELRVDTKMSPYLKPNADVACCHDLEAYLHLVDGFLASNCPFRQNAKRSLVRLLQDQGSNVKKLYISKANNLSSLKLEREGLMASCLPSPS; encoded by the coding sequence ATGCTAGTTGGATCGCACAGCGTGAACCTTTTTCAGGCGAGAAAGCCGAGCTTCAGGAACTACACGTCTCCGTTGAACCCCTTGACAAGAACTCTGTCTTCTTGTTCCTATTCAGCTTCTGTCTCGAGTTGTTTTCCTATTAAAGCTTCTGCTGCAACCACCTCAACCTCAAAAACTGAGTTGACTCTTGCCAATCTCGACAAGCTGCTCCCGAAGCCGGCTCCACCTCAACCTCCACAGCTCTACCCACAACCTGATCAGAAAAAGAAAGGGTCGACGGAAAACAAGGCAAAGGGGTTTCTAGAAGGGCTCAGTCTCGCCAAGCTTTGGCCGCAGGTGAAGGCTGTGGCGGAGGAAATGTCTCCGAGGCATTTGAAGACCCTCAGGAGGCTTCTGTCCAAGACAGCAGAGTATTCTCCCCGGAATAACTTGGGTTCCCGGTGGAGGGAATATCACGGTAGCAACAACTGGGCCGGACTACTTGACCCTCTTGATGAGAATCTCCGGCGAGAGGTCGTCAGGTACGGCGAGTTCATCCAGGCAGCTTATCAGTCATTTCATTCTAATCCGGCTATGTCGGTGGAGGAAACTCAGATGCCGCGTAACGTTGCCCTGCCGGATAGGTCATATAAAGTAACCAAGAGTCTTTATGCAACGTCAGCAATTGGGTTGCCTGACTGGGTCGATGATGTGGCCCCGGATCTCGGGTGGATGACCCAGCGGTCGAGCTGGATCGGGTATGTGGCGGTTTGTGACGACAGGCGGGAGATTGCGCGAATGGGCCGACGAGATATTGTCATCGCTCTCCGTGGAACCTCGACATGTCTTGAGTGGGCTGAAAACATGAGGGCCCAACTCATTCAAATGCCTCCCACCGAGGAGGAGGGTGGAGAGGAGGCACAAGCAAAGGTGGAGTGCGGGTTCCAAAGCCTCTTCAAGACCCCCGGTGCTCACGTGCCAAGCCTCTCACAGTCCGTGGTcgaagaaatcaaaagattgaAGGAGTTGTACAAGGGCGAGCAACTGAGCATAACCGTCACGGGTCATAGTCTCGGCGCAGCTATTGCTCTCTTAGTAGGCGACGAGCTCAAGACCTGCGACAAGGATATGCCACCAgtggcggtgttctctttTGGAGGGCCCCGAGTAGGAAACCGGGGATTCGCAAACCGAATGGAAGCAAAGAACGTGAAGGTCTTGCGGATCGTGAACTCCCAAGACTTGATCACAAGGGTACCCGGCATCTTCGTTGGGGAAGGAGTGTTAGAAGAGAAGATCAAGAACTCCAAACTCGCAGACTTGCTCGACGAGAAAATGCCGCTGGCCTACTCCCACGTTGGAACGGAGTTGAGGGTAGACACAAAAATGTCACCGTACTTGAAGCCCAACGCTGATGTAGCTTGCTGCCATGACTTGGAAGCATACTTGCATTTGGTGGATGGGTTCCTGGCATCTAACTGTCCTTTTAGACAGAATGCGAAGAGGAGTTTAGTGAGGTTGCTTCAAGATCAAGGATCTAATGTGAAAAAATTGTATATCAGTAAGGCAAACAACTTGAGTagtttgaaacttgaaagggAGGGACTTATGGCTAGTTGTTTGCCTAGTCCCTCTTAG
- the LOC126793691 gene encoding uncharacterized protein LOC126793691 has protein sequence MRVIDMFHLLLTKQVKQLLYISGSLILVIAVPLYLSLNSTTTAPPKPTPMATLPTNAFGVKVEKNPTQSQLTELGVTTWPKWECGPSKFPWSFKTTETMYLLKGKVNVEVDGHEGYFEIEAGDLVVFPKGMKVTWDVIEGVNKHYSLEK, from the exons ATGAGGGTGATAGACATGTTCCACCTTTTATTAACAAAGCAAGTCAAGCAATTGCTCTACATCTCTGGATCTCTAATACTTGTAATTGCAGTCCCTCtttatctctctctcaactCCACAACAACAGCACCACCAAAACCAACCCCTATGGCCACCCTTCCCACCAACGCATTTGGCGTCAAGGTTGAAAAGAATCCAACTCAATCCCAACTCACTGAGCTTGGAGTCACCACATGGCCAAA ATGGGAATGTGGTCCAAGCAAATTCCCATGGAGTTTCAAAACTACAGAAACTATGTACTTGCTGAAGGGGAAGGTCAATGTAGAAGTCGACGGGCATGAAGGATATTTTGAGATTGAGGCTGGTGATTTGGTTGTATTCCCTAAAGGAATGAAGGTCACCTGGGATGTTATTGAAGGTGTGAACAAGCATTATAGCCTGGAGAAGTAA